In Drosophila pseudoobscura strain MV-25-SWS-2005 chromosome 4, UCI_Dpse_MV25, whole genome shotgun sequence, the following proteins share a genomic window:
- the LOC26533055 gene encoding uncharacterized protein, which yields MRSLRRLGLLLIVYTFTALVSPGSSIVNPRPKPTYQPDFVFPSVPEHDRRRLPIWGLSLYDLSTGSSNQRLKRQMQPTSSVFELESTDRASVEASPRAARAKTTPRNHN from the exons ATGCGGAGTCTACGGAGACTCGGATTACTCCTCATCGTGTACACGTTCACAGCTCTCGTCTCCCCTGGCAGTTCCATTGTCA ATCCCCGACCAAAGCCCACGTATCAGCCCGACTTTGTGTTTCCCTCAGTGCCCGAACACGACCGTCGACGACTGCCCATCTGGGGGTTAAGCCTATACGACCTTAGCACTGGATCCAGTAACCAGAGGCTGAAACGACAAATGCAGCCAACGAGCTCTGTTTTTGAATTGGAAAGCACAGACAGAGCTTCAGTAGAAGCCAGCCCAAGAGCGGCCAGGGCAAAGACTACTCCCAGAAACCATAACTAA
- the Drp1 gene encoding dynamin-1-like protein, whose translation MEALIPVINKLQDVFNTVGSDSIQLPQIVVLGSQSSGKSSVIESVVGRSFLPRGTGIVTRRPLVLQLIYCPLDDRENRSAENGTSNAEEWGRFLHTKKCFTDFDEIRREIENETERAAGSNKGICPEPINLKIFSTRVVNLTLVDLPGITKVPVGDQPDDIEAQIKDLVLKYIENPNSIILAVTAANTDMATSEALKLGKDVDPDGRRTLAVVTKLDLMDAGTDAIDILCGRVIPVKLGIIGVMNRSQKDINDQKHIDEQMKDEAAFLQRKYPTLATRNGTPYLAKTLNRLLMHHIRDCLPDLKTRVNIMSTQFQSLLNSYGEDVSDKSQTLLQIITKFASAYNATIEGTARNIETTELCGGARICYIFHETFGRTLDSIHPLAGLSKMDILTAIRNATGPRPALFVPEVSFELLVKRQIRRLEEPSLRCVELIHEEMQRIVQHCGNEVQQEMMRFPKLHEKIVDVVTQLLRRRLPATNVMVENIVAIELAYINTKHPDFHKDAALVPSLLKTDNDPYSQMNMGQRRANTPRNHPSPQVSSHSTGSQQQQQQQQQQQQQQNNQQQQQHDGPEQNHVGENSVHSMASTWLSNILPPGPTRPDSIENSASNTPVHNNLVSPVKPVNLLPDVPANHNPRRLTDKEQKDCDVIERLIKSYFYIVRKSIQDSVPKAIMHFLVNHVKDNLQSELVTHLYKSDRAETLLNESDHIAVRRKEAADMLKALTRANHIISEIRETHMW comes from the exons ATGGAAGCTCTTATTCCAGTTATCAACAAGTTGCAAGATGTCTTCAATACAGTCGGCTCTGACTCAATACAATTGCCGCAAATTGTTGTACTTGGTAGTCAG AGCTCCGGCAAGAGTTCGGTTATCGAGAGCGTGGTGGGACGCTCGTTCCTGCCTCGCGGAACGGGCATCGTCACCCGCCGGCCCCTAGTGCTGCAGTTGATCTACTGCCCCCTGGACGATCGCGAGAATCGTTCGGCGGAGAATG GCACCTCCAATGCCGAGGAGTGGGGCCGCTTTCTTCACACGAAAAAGTGCTTCACGGACTTCGATGAGATACGGCGCGAGATCGAGAACGAGACGGAGCGGGCGGCGGGCAGCAACAAGGGCATCTGCCCAGAGCCCATCAACCTGAAGATCTTCTCCACGCGGGTGGTCAACCTGACGCTGGTGGACCTGCCTGGCATCACCAAGGTGCCAGTGGGCGATCAGCCGGATGATATCGAGGCGCAGATCAAAGACTTGGTCCTCAAGTACATTGAGAACCCCAACTCCATTATTTTGGCTGTGACGGCAGCCAACACGGACATGGCCACCAGCGAGGCCCTGAAGCTGGGCAAAGACGTGGACCCCGACGGCCGACGCACCCTGGCCGTGGTCACCAAGCTGGATCTGATGGACGCCGGCACCGATGCCATTGACATACTCTGTGGCCGTGTGATTCCCGTCAAGCTGGGCATCATTGGCGTGATGAATCGCTCGCAGAAAGACATCAATGACCAGAAACACATCGACGAGCAGATGAAGGACGAGGCAGCCTTCCTGCAAAGGAAGTACCCGACTCTGGCCACCCGCAATGGCACTCCGTATCTGGCCAAGACACTGAACCGATTGCTGATGCACCACATCCGAGACTGCCTGCCCGATCTGAAG ACACGCGTCAACATCATGTCCACTCAATTCCAATCGCTGCTTAACTCCTACGGCGAGGATGTGTCTGATAAGAGCCAGACCCTGCTGCAGATAATCACGAAGTTTGCCAGCGCCTACAACGCCACCATCGAGGGCACGGCGCGCAACATTGAGACCACCGAGCTGTGCGGTGGTGCTCGGATCTGCTACATTTTCCACGAAACCTTCGGCCGTACCCTGGACTCCATACACCCGCTGGCGGGTTTGAGCAAAATGGACATACTCACGGCCATACGCAACGCAACAGGGCCCCGACCAGCTCTGTTCGTGCCGGAAGTCTCGTTCGAGCTGCTGGTGAAGCGGCAGATCCGCCGCCTGGAGGAGCCTTCGCTGCGCTGCGTCGAGCTGATACACGAGGAGATGCAGCGCATTGTGCAGCACTGCGGCAACGAAGTGCAGCAGGAGATGATGCG CTTCCCCAAGCTGCACGAGAAGATTGTGGATGTGGTCACGCAGCTGCTGCGTCGCCGTCTGCCAGCCACCAATGTGATGGTGGAGAACATTGTGGCCATCGAGCTGGCGTACATCAACACCAAGCACCCAGATTTCCACAAGGATGCCGCCCTGGTGCCGAGTCTGCTCAAGACAGACAACGATCCCTACTCGCAGATGAACATGGGACAGCGTCGCGCGAATACTCCGCGCAATCACCCCTCTCCACAGGTCTCGTCGCACAGCACAGGctcgcagcaacagcagcagcaacagcaacagcagcagcagcagcaaaataatcaacagcagcagcagcatgacGGCCCTGAGCAG AACCACGTTGGCGAGAACTCGGTCCATTCGATGGCCAGCACTTGGCTGTCCAACATCTTACCGCCGGGCCCGACGCGTCCGGACAGCATTGAAAACTCGGCCAGCAACACGCCAGTGCACAACAACCTGGTGAGCCCAGTGAAGCCGGTTAACCTGCTGCCCGATGTGCCGGCCAACCACAATCCCCGTCGTCTGACCGACAAGGAGCAGAAGGATTGCGATGTCATTG AGCGTCTGATCAAATCGTATTTCTACATTGTGCGCAAATCCATTCAGGACTCTGTACCGAAGGCCATTATGCATTTCCTGGTTAACCACGTCAAGGACAACTTGCAGAGCGAGCTGGTCACACATCTGTACAAGTCGGACCGGGCTGAAACGCTGCTCAACGAGTCCGATCACATTGCAGTGCGCCGAAAAGAGGCAGCGGACATGTTGAAG GCTCTGACCAGGGCAAATCACATCATCAGCGAGATACGCGAGACCCACATGTGGTAG
- the Arpc5 gene encoding actin-related protein 2/3 complex subunit 5-B produces MAKNTSSSAFRKIDVDQYNEDNFREDDGVDSAAVGPDETEITTLLTQGKVVEALLSALQNAPLRCKNQIVKDHALNITLRVLLSIKSTQIDQAIDTVDQNDLIDVLMKYIYRGFEIPSEGSSGHLLQWHEKAFAKGGVGCIVRVLSDTNRA; encoded by the exons ATGGCAAAGAACACCTCGAGCAGTGCGTTCCGTAAAATCGATGTGGATCAGTACAATGAGGACAACTTCAGGGAGGACGACGGCGTGGACAGCGCCGCAGTCGGGCCGGACGAGACCGAAATCACAACGCTATTGACGCAGGGAAAGGTGGTCGAGGCGTTGCTCAGTGCTCTCCAGAACGCTCCGTTGCGCTGTAAAAACCAGATTGTGAAG GACCACGCCCTGAACATTACGCTGCGGGTGCTCTTATCAATCAAGTCCACACAAATCGACCAGGCCATTGATACGGTTGACCAGAACGATCTGATCGATGTGCTGATGAAGTACATATACCGCGGCTTCGAAATACCCTCGGAGGGCTCCAGCGGGCATCTGTTGCAGTGGCACGAGAAGGCGTTCGCCAAGGGGGGCGTGGGCTGCATAGTCCGTGTGCTCTCCGACACGAACCGCGCCTAA
- the ND-B17.2 gene encoding probable NADH dehydrogenase [ubiquinone] 1 alpha subcomplex subunit 12, with translation MAKFLGLNRLTKLFQIVQECGGLKQAYLKLYRNDDLKIGTLVGIDKYGNKYFENPYYFYGRNRWVEFTPHVNMDYDGSQIPAEWYGWMHYKTDLPPIRDGCRPKYKWIADHSENLSGTKEAYMPYTTTPPKVEAWDPSAKKQ, from the exons ATGGCAAAGTTCCTGGGCCTCAATCGGCTGACCAAGCTTTTCCAGATCGTCCAGGAGTGTGGCGGCCTGAAGCAGGCCTACCTGAAGCTGTACAG AAACGATGATCTGAAGATCGGCACCCTGGTGGGCATCGACAAGTACGGCAACAAGTACTTCGAGAACCCGTACTACTTTTACGGACGTAATCGCTGGGTTGAGTTCACTCCCCATGTGAACATGGACTACGATGGCTCCCAGATTCCCGCCGAGTGGTACGGATGGATGCACTATAAG ACCGATCTTCCACCAATTCGCGATGGCTGCAGACCCAAATACAAGTGGATTGCGGATCACAGCGAGAACCTTTCCGGTACCAAGG AGGCCTATATGCCCTACACCACCACTCCCCCCAAGGTGGAGGCCTGGGATCCCTCAGCGAAGAAACAATAG
- the Elba2 gene encoding early boundary activity protein 2 encodes MAAGGTYSSDHVSNPTNSEENEICMSVEPHPLAAAHFQPQTSFRLPPVQYSHPYHQYLSQFAPTFVPYYQRLLTRPIVKLEEMDIENYINCEVAAQRTTLMRQTALRPLGQHQPMVEPKKGHTQGPQKMLSKQTKVIPQASRRIIDAKLMAMTTASGSILNMQTAMEPLPPVEDSFRQQVAKVQKSQHHYEQLFGRLTTMLQTLNQRYDKECEDVPAPPSKRPRRLSTSSAESHLQDTTSDHERESLVQYPQRVKGNDGSYVYVLGPNGTQISAHQYGEVFWTSAPVATRSLLGVVFSSDELATHTLTGKPSPAFYGRERPPKLQLDQQKVDDIVECVVNRTGGKERIIRATITTKCADTAKKYKRRAKKALKIKEEPF; translated from the coding sequence ATGGCGGCCGGCGGGACCTACTCGAGCGATCACGTATCTAACCCTACAAATAGCGAGGAAAATGAGATTTGCATGTCAGTAGAGCCGCATCCACTTGCCGCAGCGCACTTTCAACCGCAGACATCGTTTCGACTGCCACCTGTACAGTATTCGCATCCGTATCACCAGTATCTGAGCCAGTTTGCACCCACGTTTGTGCCCTACTACCAACGACTGCTCACGCGTCCGATCGTGAAGCTGGAGGAGATGGACATTGAGAACTACATCAACTGCGAGGTGGCGGCGCAGCGCACCACACTCATGCGACAGACAGCTCTCAGGCCTTTGGGCCAGCACCAGCCAATGGTGGAGCCCAAAAAGGGGCATACGCAAGGCCCTCAGAAGATGCTTTCGAAACAGACCAAGGTGATCCCACAGGCCAGCCGTCGTATTATTGATGCCAAACTAATGGCCATGACCACGGCAAGCGGCAGTATACTGAACATGCAGACCGCCATGGAGCCGCTGCCACCCGTCGAGGACTCGTTCAGGCAGCAGGTGGCCAAGGTCCAGAAGAGCCAGCATCACTACGAGCAGCTGTTCGGCAGGCTCACAACCATGCTGCAGACGCTGAATCAGCGCTACGACAAGGAATGCGAAGACGTGCCGGCTCCACCCTCGAAGCGACCACGCCGCTTGTCCACCAGCTCGGCCGAGTCCCACCTGCAGGACACCACGTCTGACCACGAGCGGGAGAGCCTGGTTCAATACCCGCAGCGTGTTAAGGGCAACGACGGCAGCTATGTGTACGTCCTGGGGCCGAACGGCACGCAGATCAGTGCCCATCAGTACGGGGAAGTCTTCTGGACAAGCGCTCCGGTGGCCACCCGCTCCCTGTTGGGTGTTGTCTTCAGCAGCGACGAGCTGGCCACGCACACGCTGACGGGCAAGCCCTCGCCCGCTTTTTACGGCCGCGAGAGACCGCCCAAACTGCAACTGGATCAGCAAAAGGTGGACGACATTGTGGAGTGCGTCGTGAACCGCACGGGCGGCAAGGAGCGCATCATTCGAGCCACCATCACCACGAAGTGTGCCGACACGGCCAAGAAGTACAAGCGCCGGGCCAAGAAGGCGCTTAAAATCAAAGAGGAACCCTTCTAG
- the insv gene encoding protein insensitive, whose translation MDSNVYKRVVSANGSHFVSVHDEKKNRGREEPLMLNAWSQTNSDDFEVLRSVNIDSNMDAENRVLLEKVRYLENKLKEHTDLLSQIHATSARMQQSLGVADAASPTPPVYPSHQILTPPSSVICAPVQGSQQQRTEVLDYKIISASDDADAIEIRLAAESLNSLSSSSDSDRLEMCIGTDSQNQTQPSPQILNRDIKRELSRQQETAPLQFIKRRKLQEIQVQETPSPKTKPKLPLKLKPRTSDPSNGQSNDNVMISLGPNNTCVPASVFENINWTACSLATRKLLVTIFDRETLATHSMTGKPSPAFRDQPKPLKQMLDPAKIQDIIFAVTHKCNASEKEVRNAITTKCADENKMLKIQNGKRRTSGVNGKENMV comes from the exons ATGGATTCGAAC GTATACAAACGCGTCGTGAGCGCCAACGGGTCGCACTTTGTCAGTGTGCACGACGAGAAGAAGAATCGCGGACGGGAGGAGCCACTGATGCTGAATGCCTGGTCCCAGACCAACAGCGACGACTTCGAGGTGCTGCGCAGCGTCAACATCGACTCCAATATGGATGCCGAGAACCGTGTGCTGCTCGAAAAGGTGCGCTACCTGGAGAACAAGCTGAAGGAGCACACGGATCTGCTCTCCCAGATCCATGCCACCTCGGCGCGCATGCAACAGTCGTTGGGAGTGGCGGATGCTGCGTCCCCAACGCCGCCCGTCTATCCAAGCCACCAGATCCTGACGCCGCCCAGCTCGGTGATCTGTGCCCCCGTCCAAGgctcgcagcagcagcggaccGAGGTGCTGGACTACAAGATCATTTCGGCATCGGACGACGCCGACGCCATTGAGATTCGCCTCGCAGCAGAGAGTCTCAACAGCCTGAGCTCCTCCTCCGACTCGGATCGCCTCGAAATGTGCATTGGGACGGACAGCCAGAATCAGACACAGCCCTCGCCCCAAATACTGAACAGAGACATCAAGCGAGAACTGTCCAGACAGCAGGAGACCGCGCCCTTGCAGTTCATCAAGCGGCGTAAGCTGCAGGAGATCCAGGTGCAGGAGACCCCGTCTCCGAAGACAAAACCCAAGCTGCCcttgaagctgaagcccagAACCAGCGATCCCAGCAACGGCCAGTCCAATGACAACGTGATGATCTCCCTGGGGCCGAACAACACCTGTGTTCCGGCCAGCGTGTTCGAGAACATCAACTGGACGGCCTGCTCCCTTGCCACCCGCAAGCTGCTCGTGACAATCTTCGACCGCGAAACCTTGGCCACCCACTCGATGACGGGGAAGCCCTCGCCCGCCTTCAGGGACCAGCCGAAGCCGCTCAAGCAGATGCTGGACCCCGCCAAGATCCAGGACATTATCTTCGCCGTCACCCACAAATGCAACGCCAGCGAGAAGGAGGTCCGCAATGCCATCACCACAAAGTGCGCGGACGAGAACAAAATGCTGAAGATCCAGAACGGCAAGCGTCGCACCAGCGGGGTCAACGGGAAGGAGAACAtggtttag
- the Sws1 gene encoding uncharacterized protein Sws1, with protein MAVELATLTDSFLPEVVDLIFKNYQDKSHSCGLSKEDRKQLFYHLSQLLGAELVERSLHLLDRYSFIYYYSKNNRKQCVAELHKGTLYYRVIPGNNYCKCDFFQSHVLQLPSGVLYHDLPRDITTTLDGWSDASRVSYTCPHVLALKLHQLLQHPAEQAVADEEFRALRSSIYLD; from the exons ATGGCGGTGGAATTAGCAACTTTAACAGACAGTTTCCTCCCTGAAGTAGTGGATCTCATCTTCAAGAACTACCAAGACAAATCCCACAGTTGCGGCCTCTCGAAAG AGGACCGAAAGCAGTTGTTCTACCACCTATCGCAATTGCTGGGAGCAGAGCTGGTGGAGCGATCCTTGCACCTGCTGGACAGATATAGCTTCATCTACTACTATTCCAAAAACAATCGAAAACAGTGCGTTGCGGAACTCCACAAAGGAACGCTTTATTACCGAGTGATCCCAGGGAATAACTACTGCAAGTGCGACTTCTTCCAAAGCCATGTCCTGCAGCTGCCCAGCGGAGTGCTGTACCACGACCTGCCAAGGGACATAACCACCACACTGGACGGCTGGAGCGACGCCAGCAGGGTTTCGTACACCTGCCCGCACGTTTTGGCCCTTAAGCTGCATCAATTGCTGCAGCATCCTGCGGAACAGGCAGTCGCTGATGAAGAGTTTAGGGCCCTGCGCAGCTCCATCTACCTAGACTAG
- the Rad1 gene encoding cell cycle checkpoint protein RAD1, with protein sequence MEDHLEDYKFVSRLDHVKTFNAAIKSICFNDYAMLQVSDEGLRITVEQGRSIQATLFMPPAAFTEFHVQDFQSFGLKMNALSECLNLFGTADCSVRMLYKDQGDPLKIILYPYDDEDVSTECAIKTMDSEEPIEYDLNLKDSDLNTIFVRGPNLSKIFHELEKSAEEFEFITSPDRPHFKITTIGIMQAVFSVEVAKTSPMMMMFNCPQTLVARYKSQQIRLTNKAMQAATKVSIKTNTLGLLELHLVMQGEGQEEIFVQFYVVPLLNGID encoded by the exons ATGGAGGACCATTTGGAGGACTACAAATTTGTAAGTCGCTTGGATCACGTGAAGACCTTCAACGCCGCCATCAAATCAATATGCTTTAACGAT TATGCCATGCTTCAAGTCTCCGACGAGGGACTGCGCATCACAGTGGAGCAGGGCAGGTCGATCCAAGCCACTCTCTTTATGCCCCCAGCTGCCTTCACGGAGTTCCATGTGCAGGACTTTCAGAGCTTTGGCCTGAAAATGAACGCCCTCTCGGAGTGTCTGAACCTATTTGGGACGGCCGATTGCAGCGTCCGGATGCTGTACAAGGACCAGGGCGACCCCCTGAAGATAATTCTGTACCCGTACGACGACGAAGATGTGAGCACAGAGTGCGCCATCAAGACCATGGACTCCGAGGAGCCCATCGAGTACGATTTGAACCTAAAAGACTCGGACCTGAACACGATTTTCGTGCGCGGTCCAAACTTGTCCAAGATCTTCCATGAACTGGAGAAGTCGGCGGAGGAATTCGAGTTCATCACTTCGCCCGATCGGCCGCACTTCAAAATTACCACCATCGGCATCATGCAGGCGGTGTTCAGCGTTGAGGTGGCCAAAACCAGccccatgatgatgatgttcaACTGCCCCCAGACTTTGGTGGCCCGATACAAGAGCCAGCAGATACGGCTCACGAACAAGGCCATGCAGGCGGCCACAAAGGTGTCCATCAAAACGAATACCCTCGGCCTACTGGAGCTGCATCTCGTGATGCAGGGAGAGGGTCAGGAGGAAATCTTTGTGCAGTTTTATGTCGTGCCCTTGCTTAATGGTATCGACTAG